The stretch of DNA GGCATTCACGGCGAGCCCGTCTCGTTCGGTTTCAAGTTGGCGATTTGGTATGAGGAGGCCTGCCGGCACCGGACGCGGCTCGAGGCGGCGCGGAAGGATATCGCGGTGGGCAAACTCTCGGGCGCGATGGGCACGTTCGCTCATCAAGGCCCTGAAATCGAAGAGTATGTGTGCGCCCAAATGGGGCTCGCGTCGGATCCGGTGTCGAACCAGATTGTGCAGCGGGACCGGCATGCGGCCTATGTTTCGGCTCTGGCGTTGCTGGCTGCGACTATTGAAAAAATCGCCACCGAGATTCGCCACCTGCAGCGGACGGAAGTGTTGGAGGCAGAAGAATATTTCTCCGCCGGACAGAAGGGGTCGTCGGCGATGCCGCATAAGCGCAATCCGATTGCGTCGGAAAATCTGTGCGGCCTGGCGCGCTTGGTTCGCTGCAATAGCTTGGCCGCACTGGAGAACGTGGCCCTGTGGCATGAGCGTGATATCAGCCACTCCTCGGTGGAGCGGGTGATCATGCCGGACAGCACGATTCTGGTTGATTACATGTTGGCCCGCGTGACCGACCTGATCAAGAACCTGATTGTGTATCCCGAGCGGATGCAGCGGAACCTTGATTTGACGGGCGGCCTGGTCTATTCGCAGCGGCTGCTGTTGGCCTTGATCGATAAGGGCGCCCAGCGCAAGGAGTCGTATGAGGCGGTTCAGCGCAATGCGATGACGGCCTGGAAAGGCGGGGTCGGGTTTCAGGAGCTGGTCGCGCGCGATCCCTTCATCACGACCCACTTGAAACCGCACGAAATCACCGCCTGCTTCGATCCATCCTATTATCTCCGCCATTTGGATCAAGTCTTTCGCCGGGTGTTCGGGGCGAGCGTCGCCTCGTCGGCTCGACGACGGAGGAAGCGGAAATGAACGTATGGCGCGCAGGACGAATCGGCCTCTTGGCCGGTGTGCTAATGCTGGCGGCCGTGTGGCCGGCAGGTGCGGGCGATCGCGAGAAGCTCCTGACCGACCCCGGGGTGTACGGCACATTTGCGACGTTCCAGATGGACCATGACTGGTGGGACCTTCCGGGGGAATCGCGTGTCATTTCGGTGGCGGAGGTCAAGGGATTAGTCGAGCAATGGTCCGGAAAAATCTTGATCGAGTCCTATTTGCTCAGGGGGTTATCCGACCATGCCGATCTCATGTTTCGCGTGCATGCCCGGACGCTGTCGGATACGCAGCAGTTCCTCTCGGCATTCATGGGCACACGGTTGGGACGGCATCTCAGCACGGACAGGTTGCTCCATGGTCTGAGT from Nitrospira sp. encodes:
- the purB gene encoding adenylosuccinate lyase; translation: MIDRYTRPRMSAIWDLQHKYEIWLEVELQACAAFERGGQIPRGTSARIRKKAKIDVARIAEIEKVTKHDVIAFLESLMSSVGPEHRFLHMGLTSSDIVDTSLAVQMTEALDLILEDLGELIAVLKTRALEHRHTVMVGRSHGIHGEPVSFGFKLAIWYEEACRHRTRLEAARKDIAVGKLSGAMGTFAHQGPEIEEYVCAQMGLASDPVSNQIVQRDRHAAYVSALALLAATIEKIATEIRHLQRTEVLEAEEYFSAGQKGSSAMPHKRNPIASENLCGLARLVRCNSLAALENVALWHERDISHSSVERVIMPDSTILVDYMLARVTDLIKNLIVYPERMQRNLDLTGGLVYSQRLLLALIDKGAQRKESYEAVQRNAMTAWKGGVGFQELVARDPFITTHLKPHEITACFDPSYYLRHLDQVFRRVFGASVASSARRRRKRK